In Treponema rectale, a single genomic region encodes these proteins:
- the hydG gene encoding [FeFe] hydrogenase H-cluster radical SAM maturase HydG codes for MAVYNTTSLNADEFINHEEIQETLAYADAHKNDIDLIDSILEKARPQKSGNGCRCAGLTHREASVLLACDIPEKIERMYEIAEEIKQAFYGNRIVLFAPLYLSNYCVNGCLYCPYHLKNKHIARKKLTQEEIREEVIALQDMGHKRLAIEAGEDPVNNPIEYILESIRTIYSINHKNGAIRRVNVNIAATTVENYKKLHDAGIGTYILFQETYNRKSYEELHPTGPKHDYSWHTEAMDRAMEGGIDDVGLGVLFGLESYRYEFAGLLMHAEHLEAVHGVGPHTISVPRVKHADDINPDVFDNSIPDEMFKKIIACIRIAVPYTGMIISTREGEKVREEALKLGISQISGGSRTSVGGYTQAERPHDTEQFDVSDQRTLDEVVKWLMEKDHIPSFCTACYREGRTGDRFMSLCKSGQILNCCHPNALMTLTEYLVDYASDATKKVGFKMIEEELKKIPKDKVREITAEHIEAIKNSDRRDFRF; via the coding sequence ATCATGAAGAAATTCAGGAGACACTTGCCTACGCTGATGCCCATAAAAATGACATTGACCTTATAGACAGTATTTTGGAAAAGGCCCGTCCTCAGAAATCAGGAAACGGATGCCGTTGTGCCGGACTTACACACCGGGAAGCTTCCGTACTTCTTGCCTGTGATATTCCGGAAAAAATTGAGCGCATGTATGAAATTGCCGAAGAGATAAAACAGGCTTTCTATGGAAACAGAATAGTTCTTTTTGCTCCTCTGTATCTTTCAAACTATTGCGTAAACGGATGTCTTTACTGTCCCTATCATTTGAAGAATAAACACATTGCCAGAAAGAAGCTTACTCAGGAAGAAATCCGTGAGGAAGTAATTGCCCTTCAGGATATGGGGCACAAGCGCCTTGCCATAGAAGCCGGAGAAGATCCTGTAAATAATCCAATTGAATATATTCTTGAAAGTATCAGGACTATTTATTCGATTAATCATAAAAACGGTGCAATCCGCCGCGTAAATGTAAATATTGCTGCAACAACAGTAGAAAATTATAAAAAACTTCATGACGCGGGAATCGGAACCTATATTCTGTTTCAGGAAACTTATAACAGGAAGAGTTATGAAGAGCTGCATCCTACTGGTCCTAAGCATGATTACTCATGGCATACGGAAGCAATGGACAGAGCCATGGAAGGCGGAATTGATGATGTAGGACTGGGAGTTCTCTTTGGCCTTGAAAGTTACCGTTATGAATTTGCGGGGCTTTTAATGCACGCGGAACATCTTGAAGCTGTACACGGGGTTGGGCCTCATACAATAAGTGTTCCCCGGGTAAAGCATGCGGACGATATTAATCCTGATGTTTTTGATAATTCAATTCCTGATGAAATGTTTAAAAAGATAATTGCCTGCATCCGTATTGCAGTTCCTTATACAGGTATGATTATTTCTACCCGTGAAGGAGAAAAAGTCCGTGAGGAAGCACTGAAGCTGGGAATAAGTCAGATTTCCGGCGGTTCCCGTACAAGCGTGGGCGGATATACTCAGGCAGAGCGTCCTCATGATACGGAACAGTTTGACGTAAGTGACCAGCGCACTCTTGATGAAGTTGTAAAGTGGCTTATGGAAAAGGATCACATACCTTCTTTCTGTACTGCCTGCTACAGGGAAGGAAGAACCGGCGACCGTTTTATGAGTCTTTGTAAAAGCGGACAGATTTTAAACTGCTGTCATCCGAATGCCCTTATGACACTGACGGAATATCTTGTGGACTATGCTTCTGATGCAACAAAAAAAGTCGGATTCAAAATGATTGAGGAGGAATTGAAAAAGATTCCTAAAGATAAAGTCCGTGAAATTACTGCAGAGCATATTGAAGCAATAAAAAATTCAGACAGAAGGGATTTCAGGTTTTAA
- the hydF gene encoding [FeFe] hydrogenase H-cluster maturation GTPase HydF translates to MEQNSLPRVTVAFFGKRNAGKSSLVNAITAQDMSIVSEIKGTTTDPVKKTMELLPLGPVVIIDTPGIDDEGELGQLRIEKTRRILDSVQIAVLVKDCREKKFSPEEKYLLDEFKNKKVPCVVALNKCDLAEDEENCVSMEENSESCIFVSALSKKNIEGLKNKIASLRPQQHKVPFVKDLLKPKDTVVLVIPIDKAAPEGRLILPQQIALRDILDAQAVPVCTSVENLSYVLEILSQKPAMVITDSQAFAQVDKIVPEEIPLTSFSILMSRFKGTLEHSAECVKKIDELKSGDRVLISEGCTHHRQCGDIGTQKIPALLKKYSGRELAFDFTSGGTFPEDLSAYTLVIHCGGCMLNEKEMQSREEYCRKQGVPFTNYGMAIAFMNGILKRTLEIPGFTF, encoded by the coding sequence GTGGAACAGAATTCATTGCCAAGGGTAACGGTTGCTTTTTTTGGAAAACGCAATGCCGGAAAATCAAGTCTTGTAAATGCAATTACGGCACAGGATATGAGTATAGTTTCTGAAATAAAGGGAACTACAACTGATCCTGTAAAAAAAACAATGGAACTGCTGCCTCTTGGTCCTGTTGTAATAATTGATACTCCGGGAATTGATGATGAAGGTGAACTGGGGCAGCTGCGTATTGAAAAAACAAGGCGCATATTGGATTCAGTTCAGATAGCTGTTCTTGTAAAAGACTGCCGTGAAAAAAAATTTTCTCCTGAAGAAAAATATCTGCTTGATGAGTTTAAGAATAAAAAAGTTCCCTGTGTTGTTGCTCTGAATAAATGTGATCTGGCAGAAGATGAAGAAAACTGCGTTTCGATGGAAGAAAATTCTGAAAGCTGTATTTTTGTAAGTGCCCTGTCTAAAAAAAATATTGAAGGGCTTAAAAATAAAATTGCATCTCTCCGTCCTCAGCAGCATAAGGTTCCTTTTGTAAAAGATTTGCTGAAACCAAAGGATACAGTTGTTCTGGTAATTCCTATTGATAAGGCTGCACCGGAAGGCCGTCTGATTTTGCCCCAGCAGATTGCGTTACGGGATATTCTTGATGCTCAGGCAGTTCCTGTCTGTACCAGTGTAGAAAATCTGAGTTATGTTCTTGAAATCCTTTCTCAGAAACCTGCTATGGTTATAACTGATTCTCAGGCTTTTGCTCAGGTGGATAAAATTGTTCCGGAAGAAATTCCTTTGACGAGTTTTTCTATTTTGATGTCCCGTTTTAAGGGAACTCTTGAACATTCAGCAGAGTGCGTAAAAAAAATTGATGAACTGAAATCCGGTGACAGAGTTTTAATAAGTGAAGGCTGTACTCATCACAGGCAGTGTGGTGATATAGGAACTCAAAAAATACCTGCTCTGTTAAAAAAATACTCAGGCAGGGAACTGGCTTTTGATTTTACCAGCGGCGGAACTTTTCCTGAAGATCTGTCTGCTTATACTCTTGTAATTCACTGCGGCGGATGCATGCTTAACGAAAAAGAAATGCAGAGCAGGGAAGAATACTGCAGAAAACAGGGAGTTCCCTTTACAAATTACGGAATGGCAATTGCCTTTATGAACGGAATTCTTAAACGGACCCTGGAGATTCCCGGATTTACTTTTTGA
- a CDS encoding metal ABC transporter substrate-binding protein translates to MKKIISLFASALLMSVLFLSCNAKKSSGKLQVVTTIYPVYDWVENILGEKSSDVEVTLLLDNGVDLHNYQPSADDIVKIINSDVFIYVGGESDEWVDDVLENAVNKNMVVVNLLEEIGDAAKEEEFVEGMQQEDEHEHEDEDEDEHEHHHDEEEAEYDEHVWLSLRNASVLTKSIASALKKVDSKNADVYEANSLAYIEKLSILDKEYSAAVSSAKRKTLLFADRFPFRYMTEDYGLKYYTAFIGCSAETEASFDTVIFLSKKLDELNLPVVLTIEGKSHRIAETVVAGSKNKNQKILSLNSLQASSKKDFTNGKDYLSVMYANLDVLKEALK, encoded by the coding sequence ATGAAAAAAATAATTTCTTTGTTTGCGTCGGCATTATTAATGAGTGTCCTGTTTTTGTCTTGTAATGCAAAAAAAAGTTCCGGCAAACTTCAGGTTGTGACAACAATTTATCCTGTTTATGACTGGGTAGAAAATATTCTTGGAGAAAAAAGCTCTGATGTGGAAGTTACTCTTCTGCTGGATAATGGAGTTGATCTTCATAACTATCAGCCGTCTGCAGATGATATTGTAAAAATTATTAACAGTGATGTTTTTATTTATGTCGGCGGAGAGTCTGATGAATGGGTAGATGACGTTCTTGAAAACGCTGTAAATAAAAATATGGTTGTAGTTAATCTTCTGGAAGAAATCGGTGATGCTGCAAAAGAAGAAGAGTTTGTTGAGGGAATGCAGCAGGAAGATGAGCACGAGCATGAAGACGAAGATGAGGATGAACATGAGCATCATCATGATGAGGAAGAAGCTGAGTATGATGAACATGTATGGCTTTCTCTCAGAAATGCCAGTGTCCTTACAAAGAGTATTGCTTCTGCATTGAAAAAGGTTGATTCAAAAAATGCAGATGTATATGAAGCAAACAGTCTTGCATATATAGAAAAACTTTCTATCCTTGATAAGGAATACAGTGCAGCTGTCAGCAGTGCAAAGAGAAAGACACTTCTTTTTGCAGACCGTTTTCCGTTCCGCTATATGACGGAAGATTACGGACTTAAATACTATACAGCATTCATCGGCTGTTCTGCAGAAACAGAAGCAAGTTTTGATACGGTTATTTTCCTTTCAAAAAAACTGGATGAACTTAATCTGCCGGTTGTTTTGACAATAGAAGGAAAATCTCACAGAATTGCAGAGACTGTTGTTGCAGGTTCAAAAAATAAAAATCAGAAGATTCTTTCTCTGAATTCTCTTCAGGCTTCTTCAAAAAAAGATTTTACAAACGGAAAGGACTATCTTTCTGTAATGTATGCTAATCTTGATGTATTAAAGGAAGCTCTTAAATAA
- a CDS encoding metal ABC transporter ATP-binding protein, producing the protein MALLTVRNLDLGYNGNVILKDLNFSVNSGDYLCIVGENGAGKSTLMKTLLRLQSPLSGQIVTGDGLKRNEIGYLPQQTVVQKDFPASVYEIVLSGCQARCGFRPFYNRKEKNLAKKNIERMGITSLSSRCYRELSGGQQQRVLLARALCAAEKILLLDEPVSGLDPKVTSEMYSLISELNASGITIIMISHDMSAALKYSTHILHVGKKTFFGTKDEYLKSECGKFFLNQNITAQEKADV; encoded by the coding sequence ATGGCATTGCTTACGGTACGGAATCTGGATTTGGGATATAACGGGAATGTAATTTTAAAGGATTTAAATTTTTCTGTTAATTCCGGAGACTATCTTTGTATTGTTGGAGAAAACGGTGCAGGAAAATCTACTCTGATGAAAACCCTTTTACGCCTGCAGTCTCCTTTGTCAGGTCAGATAGTTACAGGAGACGGACTAAAGAGAAATGAAATAGGATATCTGCCACAGCAGACTGTAGTTCAGAAAGATTTTCCGGCTTCTGTTTATGAAATTGTTTTGTCCGGCTGTCAGGCTCGCTGCGGGTTCAGGCCTTTTTATAATCGTAAAGAAAAGAATCTTGCAAAGAAAAATATTGAGCGTATGGGAATAACTTCTCTTTCTTCAAGATGTTACAGGGAACTGTCTGGCGGACAGCAGCAGAGAGTTCTTCTGGCAAGAGCGTTGTGTGCTGCAGAAAAAATTCTTCTTCTTGACGAACCGGTTTCTGGACTTGATCCTAAAGTTACTTCGGAAATGTATTCACTTATTTCTGAATTGAATGCTTCAGGAATTACTATAATAATGATTTCTCATGATATGAGTGCGGCATTAAAATATTCTACGCATATTCTTCATGTAGGAAAGAAAACTTTTTTTGGAACAAAAGATGAATATTTAAAAAGTGAATGTGGAAAATTTTTCTTAAATCAGAATATAACTGCTCAGGAGAAAGCTGATGTTTGA